The genomic interval gtgtgtgtgtgtgtgtgtgtgtgtgtgtgtgtgtgtgtgtgagagagattgaACATACTCCATTAAGCAAGGCTATCATACTACAGTGGTATTAATAGCAAGATGGTCCATTTCACGTGGCTTTCTACCCCACCTCTGCTCACTGCCATCATTTACTGTCTTTGCCTCTTGATTGATCCGGTTATTTCGAGGCAGCAGAAGAAATGTAGACACCGCTAATTGATTTTCTCATAAATCATGAATTTTGAATAGCTGTGATCCACTATGGTAGTGGAGTCCTCGTAACTATGAGCAACATGCATTTTATGAAGCACTCTCTGAAGATCTATTACATTTTGAATTACCGTTAcatttcttaatttttttttaaagaacgCTGAATCCCTATACATTTCCTTCTCCGTGTCTCCCACCTTCTCGCTCTTCCACTCTCCtactctatctctctttatccctgTTTATTTCCACAACCAACAGGCTGTTTCCCTGAGCTGGTCTGACTAATGTGGGCCacattgtgtctgtgtattggcAGACGTAATCCTGTCCTAAAAATCATGTATCCAAAACACTCAGTGGACTTAACAAACCTCTACACTCTCTCAGAAAGCTCTCTTTTAATCTGTCCTCGTATTGTTCAATCCAAAGCCTTATTTTAACTGTAGGGTTTACAtaagtgtgtgcctgtgtgtgtgtgcctttcaaAATGAGAAGAATCGAAGTGATTGTGTGCAAGAATGTGTGTAGCAAAGTTAAGGTTACAATCACACTgcgtgtgtaattgtgtgtgtgtgtgtgtgtgtgtgtgattgcgtgtgtgtgtgcttttgtgtgtgtaagaggcgtCTGTGTGTAAGGCATGTGCGATGGGCAGCTAAACACAGACACTCAAAGAATCTCTTTCTTCTCGTTTGAAGTGAGTTCAAATGCTCTTCAAAGACTGGCTGTCTGTATGacggcacagagagagagggggagaggtacTCAGAACAGAggggctgtgtgtgcatgtgtgtgtgtgtgtgtgtgtgtgtgtgtgcctgtgagtgtgtgtgtgtgcccgtgagTGTGTCGGGGGATCTTGGTCATGTGGCTTAAACACAACTTATGTCTCGTGCAGCGTGCATTCAGTGTGTCGGTTACTAGACACAACTGAGCTCTTCTGCACTGCCAAGCAAGCAAAATCCAACCTTTAGCTTGGCGCACTTCCTGTTAACCCTGACAGCTCTGAACTTTCGTTGCCTGGGCTAATGATACTGGTTACTATGCTGGCTTTAATATTGGACCGTAAATGCATATCTGCAGACATTTCTGCAGACACAACCATCCCTCAAATCAGTAGTACTTTACATTGTCAGATGGAGATGAACAGTGAGATCCTTTGGACTCCATTGACTCGTGTGCTGGGGGCCCGGAGGTAGTTATTCTGTCAAATCCAACTCATTGGAATCCAAACAGCTGTGGGGATTTCGCCTGAGTCCTAAATGACCACATATACTTTGACACATAAACATACTAATTATGGTTGACAATGACATTAGCAATTTGTGGACTTGATGTGTTAAGAAGACACTTGGTAGAAGACTCTGGCTGTTTGTGTAATATCGCGTATCTCTTCCCGGACAGCCGTGTGTCAGCTACAGCCAGGGAGCTGTAGGTAGCAGTGTGATGTCCACGCAACGCTATTAGAAACAGTTATGTTCTGCTTCACCGAGGAAACCTacttgtcctcttcctcctcctccaacccagCACATAGCTGCTGCTCCCTTCACAGCAGAAATGACATGCTGCTTTGTGCCTGGCACAAACAATGTTTTCAGCAGgcctgtcctgtctctctcccctcatccccactccctacccctctcactctctctctctctctctcccacacacacacacacacacacacacacacacacacacacacacacacacacacacacacacacacacacacacacacacacaggggcatatAACAGTGCccgggggaagaggggagggagggaataaaTGAGTAGCAGAAGGAGGAGTGATCGGGTGAGTGATGGggtgaggatgagagagagacgggggagaggaaTATCCCAGGGATCAGGTAAAAGTGGTAATGTGTTGGGGTGGGGtggttgggggcgggggggggatgaagTGAATGGAAAGGCGTCCGTGCCTGGCGATGACAAAGAACCAAACGCGTCTAAAAGGCATATTACCCAACCTACCTTCACCCCTTCCTAACCTGGACACCGACCAGCCTCCACCCATCGCGCGCCCCACCCAGATAACTACCACACAGGCAGTGAGCGGCCCCTGAGTTTGGCGGTACTGCAGGAGCCAGGGCCCGTATCACTACTAGAGCTCACATGTCAGCACTTCATGGGGCCCCCGGCGGCCAGGGAACCATGTCTGTCTGTAAGTGCAGTGGAGGAgacggtgtgcgtgtgcgtgtgtgtgtgtgtgtgtgtgtgttggattctttctctctcttttttttcaggTCAAAATGGATGTTGAagtctgttgctctctctcccgccctcgctctagctctctctcagAGCGTGTGAGGGTCAGCAGCCAGGGAGCCAGAGGTTATATAAATGCGATGCCGAAGCGAGGAAGAAAGCAGAAAGACATTACgtaaagagctggagcaggacaaAGGTtaatagaggaagagagcgagggggcgagagaaggaaaccgagagagagagaaagaatagcCATTATATAAAGGGATAAAGCCTGGGGAGAATTATTGGTAGCTCTGAGTTAGTATTACATAAAGGGATGGGTCCAtctctgaatgaatgaatgaataacacAATTTGGctctgtatttgtgtttatttatgcttAATGTCTCTTTAATACCCTGCCTTGAGTTTCTTAAGGGTTTTCTTGGATCTAGTCATAGGAATATTTCTGAAGTTACACACCTTGGGTCTAACACAGCGAGCCTCAGAATAGCCTGATGCTGCTTCACACCACATCAGCCCGTCTCTGATCTCTTGTGTTGGCTGCTGATGGCTCCACACCACGTCATCCGTTTGGCTCCCATTTAATCCACTTCCTCTTTTAATTAAACTCACCCCACACATctcttcccactctctcttgctctctcactctctctccatgtcgccctctctctctttccgtctctcgttctctcctccactcttgtTCTCATTAGGAAATTAAAAATCTAAAATTTGATTAAATTCCCCTCTGTGATTTTTAGGGGGAAGTTGGCCATAACTTGTATCTTAAGGGTCACGATACGATTTTTTATTAGGTAGTAGATGATCCAAAATAtttccatctctcttcctctcaacaATTACATTTACGCGGTCGGTGTATATGGGGTTAAAAGGTTTCTTTTTCACCTTATTATGGGTAGAATGGTAAACTGCTTACAGTTTTTAGACAAACTCGACTATACATACCAATACCGCCATAGAGGTGGTTTTGAAGCAACTGAAATATTGATACGAACCAAATGTGCTTTTTCTGTGATGGGACCAATACCATGTTCCTATTTTTTGTGGTCGGTCTCTTCAAAATCCTTGGCTTTATTGGAACAGGAAATGTGACTTTACATTGCCAAAGCCCGTAGAAAGTTACAAAATTTCAAATAGTCAATAAGACACACAACAGCAGTCGTTGTCAGGGAGATGTTCATAACTAAGACTATGGATGTAGAGAAATGACAAGCAAGCATAAACATTGTAGTAAAGACTACAtctaaatctctctctttctcttctcttctcctctcccttctcctctgtcctctctcctatATGTTCTGTGAAAAGTCGCTTCCAGGCATTCGTTTGTGTGTAAATGGTTTTTGGTCTTATGCTCGTTTGCCTTCTCCCCTGACAGGTACTATTACAACAAGCGCATCCTGCACAAGACCAAGGGCAAGCGCTTCACCTACAAGTTCAACTTCAACAAGCTGGTCCTGGTCAACTACCCCTTCATCGACGTGGGCTCCGGAGGTGAGGACGGCGCCCagactgtctgtgtctgtgttgtgtgtgcgtctgcccCGCGCGCAGGCTACGCCTAATCCTACAATACGATGGCTAGATTACATAGAATTACACGCAAGACGAGGAAGAagacaatatatattatcagcATCCACACAACCTATCCCTCTTTTGACTCACTTTTTCTCAATTCAATTAAACAGACAAAAGAATCATGGGCTTTGGAAACACACATTTGCATCGCCAAAGTCCCTAGAAAGTCAAATAAGATACAAAAATGCAAATAGTGTGCGTTTTCAGAGAGATGTTCTGCACTGGCTTTTACTAGGCTATAGATGTCCAGAAATGGCAAGCAAGGGTCAACATCGtagtaatctctctctctctctctctctctctctctctctctctctctctctctctctctctctctctctctctctctctctctctctctctctctctctctctctctctctctctctctctctctctctctctctctctctctctctctctctctctctctctctctctctctctctctctctctctctttctctccctccctccctccctccctccctccctccctccctccctccctctccctctccaggcaGCGCCGTCCCCCAGAGCGCCCCGCCCGTGCCCACCAGCGGCAGCTCCCACTTCCGCTTCCCCTCCACGCCCAGCGAGGTGCTGTCGCCCAATGAGGAGCTGCGCAGCCCTGGGGGCGTGTTCGGGGCGGTAGCGCGCCGCATGGGCCGCGGCTCCGTCAGCGACTGCAGCGACGGCACCTCCGTCAACTCGGAGATCGAGGAGGGCAACGGGGGCGTGGCCGAGGAGCGCGGCGGGGAGAGGGGCctgagcgggggagggggcggaggagtGGGGTTCAGGGGCCTGATCCACCCGCGCCTCTCCCACGAGTCCCTCCTCCGCATGTACGGAGCGGGGAACCCCGCCGGCCACCACGGCTCCCGGGGCCCGCACAGGGGCCACCAGGAGCCCATCTCCCCCTTCCCCGTGTCGCCGCTGCCGGGGCCCGGGGGCTCCGGcctgctggccccgcccctctccccggCGCTCTCCatgaccccctcctcccacctgccctacaccccctcccccaccctgtcGCCCATGCTGGGCTCCCACTTCTCCTTCAACCCCGAGGACATGAAGCGCTACCTGCAGGCCCACACCCAGTCGGTGTACAACTACCACCTGAGCCCCCGCGCCTTCCTGCACTACCCCAACATCGTCATCCCCCAGCCCCACCGGCCCAGCGCGGACAAGGCcgccgagagggagagggagagggagagggggggaggactgGGCGAGAGGGGCGAGCGAGCAGCCGCATTGGCCGGAggcgagagggagcgagagagggagcgagacagagagcgcCACCCGCAGCACCCGTCTCTGGCGCACGTggccctccatcaccaccaccaccacccccaccatcacccgcCGCACTCGGCCCACCCGCACCCCCACCCGCACTCCCACCCCACGCACCACCCGCTgcacctgggggaggaggcggcGCACATGTCCCCCTTCAAGTTCAAGCtgcagccgccgccgctggGCCGCAAGCAGCGCGGGGACGGCCAGGGGTCCGGCCGGCAGGGCTCCATGTCCTCCGCCTCCGGGACCTCCACGTCGGGCATGGGCTCCTCGCTGTCCTTCGGCAGCGACCTCAGCTCGGCCGGCGGCTCGGGCCTCGTGTCGAACTCCTCGTCCACGCAGTCGCTCAACAGCGCCGGGCTGCCCAAGATCAAGGTGAGGGGGGCACTGGGCGTAGGGGGGCAGGGGGTAGAGCCTCTACTGCTCTGTGGTAGAGCCTCTACCGCTCTGTGGTAGAGGCTCTACTGCTGTGGTAGAGCCTCTACTGCTCTGTGGTAGAGGCTCTACTACTCTGTGGTAGAGCCTCTACTTCTCTGTGGTAGAGGCTCTACTGCTCTGTGGTAGAGCCTCTACTGCCAGGCTCTGTGGTAGAGCCTCTACTGCCAGGCTCTGTGGTAGAGCCTCTACTGCTCTGTGGTAGAGCCTCTACTTCTCTGTGGTAGAGGCTCTACTGCTCTGTGGTAGAGCCTCTACTGCTCTGTGGTAGAGCCTCTACTGCTCTGTGGTAGAGGATCTACTGCCAGGCTCTGTGGTAGAGGCTCTACTGCCAGGCTCTGTGGTAGAGGCTCTACTGCCAGGCTCTGTGGTAGAGCCTCTACTGCTCTGTGGTAGAGGCTCTACTGCTCTGTGGTAGAGCCTCTACTGCTCTGTGGTAGAGGCTCTACTGCCAGGCTCTGTGGTAGAGCCTCTACTGCTCTGTGGTAGAGGCTCTACTGCTCTGTGGTAGAGCCTCTACTGCTCTGTGGTAGAGGCTCTACTGCTCTGTGGTAGAGCCTCTACTGCTCTGTGGTAGAGCCTCTACTGCTCTGTGGTAGAGCCTCTACTGCCAGGCTCTGTGGTAGAGCCTCTACTGCTCTGTGGTAGAGCCATAAGCCCAGTGCAAACCAATGCACATTTTCCCCCATGTTTTCGGTGCGGTTCCCGCCCCCAGGATAAATGCTGTAAGAACACGTAGTGCACATGGTGTTATTTTTCTAGCTTGATGAGGGGCATTTAAAAACATAACTTAGTGTAATGGCCCAGCCTTGTGCTTTATGGCCCAGCCTTGTGCTTTGGGCTCTAAGACGGAGTGGTaaggacaaaaacaacagcctGACTGGCAGTGCCGCAGTTCGACCTAAGACTGACGCTaactctctctgtttcctctccttctgtccgcctccccctccctccaggtggaGCCCATCTCAGACATCgagtcagaggaggaggtggaggtgacagACATCAGCGAGGAGGACCCCGACGAGGACTATGAGCTCTTCTCCGCCCGCCATGTCCGGGGCGGCCCCGCCCACCGCCTcaaccacacccacccccacctcgcCAACGGCAGcgccctgcaccaccaccacggcggCCACAACAACCACCtcccacaccacccccacctccagctcaaccaccaccacgggTACCAgccccaccagcagcaccaccccctcccccaccaccccctcccccaccaccaccaccaccccgacgACGACCTGGACGAGGACGTGTTCAAggcgccggccccgcccccgcccggcCTCTCGCCCTTCGCCGTGTCGCCGCACCGCGCGCCCGCCCCCTTCACCCCCAGCGCCATCGCCCCCGTcacggcggcggccatcaagagCGAGCCGGCCGATTCCCCGCCGCCCACCCAGTGCATCCCGCTGAAGCTGCGCTTCAAGCGGCGCTGGAGCGAGGACCAGCGCATGGAGACCTCGTCCCAAGAGGAGTCGGACGACAAGAAGGTGCGCGCCGAGCAGGAGAGGCAGCGGAACGGCGCCCGGTTGGAtaccaaggaggaggaggacagcggccggaggcggagggaaggaggaggaggaggaggaggaggaggaggagggggggaggacgcAGACAGCCCGCCCCCCCTGGTGTACGAGGGgtctctggccccgcccccgctgctGGCGTCCCACCGGAGGGTGAGCGCCGAACTGCACCGCGCCACGGCCCAGCTCTCCCTTGAGAACAAGACCTGctgatgggacacacacacacacacacacacacacacacacacacacacacacacacagcccaaacACTAATGTCCCGGGACCACTGCTGAACCCCTGAGactccttcacacacacgcacactcctcACACACCGACCGGCTAAGCAgggctctcctcccctcctggactagtaacccccccccctcctccggccagtgcatctgcaaacaaaaaaactaatGTCTAAGTCCCGCCCACTCCAGCACCTCTCCTGCCTTGCAGACCCCGTCATTGGTGGGGGTCACCTATCAGTCTCTCCTCAGGGGACCTGCCGCTCAGTCTCTGTAGAGACGACAGGGTTTTGATCAAAGTGCCTGTATCTAAAACACacatgataatgatgatgaagtGATGACCAAGAGTGGAGTTACGTGGGAGGGCTGATTGTCTGTTACCACGTAAGCCTCCTTGGACATACGGAGGGGGGGGAGCTGTTTTGCTTAGAACAACTGACAAGACCCACTCCACTCAGGGAAGCCAATCGCAGCTCACTTACTGGATGGACACGCCCCCACAGCGCCCAACCAGTGGCCAGGGAATGGAACTTGAGACCGTACCGttaagagaagaaaaaaatattattctgCTCTTGGACCCCCTccccacgcacatacacacacaaacacacacacacacttttctaaTACTCACACTCTCCAGCGAAATGCTTTCATTGAGTTTTTTAGACCTACAGTCTGTTACACTCCTATCCTCCCCCCTGCTTCTGCTTGTCCTGGACCAGCCCTGGACACACTTGGACTCGGACAgataccccccacccccacccctctctctgagaGATGCATGGAACGGGCCAGAGATACGGAGACCACGCAAGGCAGGAGGAAAGGGAGTTTGTTGCGTAGAGTGCTTCTGTTGGGACCACCAGGTAGGGGCaagtggaagagggaggaggaaggctctctcttgggggagggagggagagggagggtggttTGAGTGTCCGCCAATGACTACTAGTGTAGTAGCCTAACATAGCTTGCATGCTTACCATGTGTTTCACTGTGAGTTCCCCAGGGGCAAGGGAAGCTCAGTGCGCCTGCTTTCTGCGGTTTTAACAATCATGCTCATGATAGTGTTAACTAAACCAGCAAACCTATGCGCaccaacacactaacacaccgggacacactcacacacctacaaCACTGCCTTTAGCTTATTTACTTTGGttacctctcgctctcctccctcctctctctatcggctctctcttctctctctcctgctctctctcggAGACCCTCTTCTTGGTCCTGAgagtggagatagagagagtggggggagagaccTGAGACCCCCCTGCCTGTAAAGCAGAGGTTTCCAAGCTGCGGGTCGACAGCCACTGCTGGCTCAGAGTCTCTGGCCAGCTGGGTCGTGGGATGATGCATTTTCTCAATGTCCTCTCCAAATGTCTTATCAGTTATCCATCCATCGGTACGTAGGCCTAGCATGGCActgcccacctacctacttccgctcaattttcatttcacttcagtactaggtctgggtctgcttcatatgcatgggttccttggaagccagatttttggcggtccaatcagtgaacagagggagtggctgagaacgatgacgtcgaggtcgcgcgccagtttcagttgtagtcagaggaagaccaggaagacaatggagaaggatacgagagaagctattcggtctgttgtgggatcgctgccgaatatcgatcaattaaagccggagcaagaacaagctttgctgagtttttgttggtggccatgatgttgttGGTGACCACGATggttcgggaaaagtttgattttccagctggctccgttagtggtgaaggagccggtcccgtcgcatgacatacgtcacgaccaaacactatgcgattggttatggcagatacagagtggcactgggcagatccaatcattttaaaacttccaACAaacacccgcctccaagtgagtgaacgtttgtcaattgagcagttccagaccttctctacaaatgaaatgaagtacgatggtctggtaggaccaggctaactTAGGCCATCAGAGAGAAACAAATACACCCCAGGACCCtctcggacacacacaaacacacatgcacacacacattgcctcTCAATGCCTTGTTTTTATAGCATGTACAAAGTCCAAACTGAGCTCTAACACACATACGTAAAAActatatctttatatattcTATATGAAATTATTATGAAACTGAGATTTCAAAGAACCATAGCATTTTAATGATATGACTGATTCAGGATTCTTTTTGTAAGTAGGGTTGTTTTGATTGGCCATAAGCGATGTGTATATAATTCTTCTTGGGTAACCAGGTGACCAAGgacagtggggggggaggggggggggggggggttgttatcATAACAGGGAAGGGTGCGGGTGGATCCTGGTTTCCTCCTACTTTTATTTAAATAGGAAATAAGCCAGAAAAAAAGCACAGTTTAGTCAAAGACAAGAATAAGACCAGTAACGGGGGAAACAATTGAGAAAGCACACGGGAGGTTTTTGTGCGATGATAATCATTCAAACGTGTGTTGTTCACGATGTGACCACGCACATCCATTCAGGGGCCAGCCCCCCCGCTAGCCTCCAGCCCATGTGTACGGATCAGCGTCAGCCCAGGGTATCTCATGCTATTTGTGAAGTGGAAACCCTGTCCTTTATCTTAGGCCAGTTAACCTAAGGCCCAGGTACACCAGCCCGCCCCGGTCTAGGCTGCGAGCCAGCCAAGAAGGGGGCGATAAGGGGTTAATCATTACTGTACGATAACCTGGAAAAGCTGCAAGAACCACATGTGAGGCCTGACCTGAAACGCTTTTCCCTCAAGctatgcacgctcacacacccacatgcgtatgcacacacacacacacacactcgcacatgcgcacgctcacacgtatacacacatttGTTGCCATATAGTCTAATACACaaattagacacacacattccacacaTGCTGATTGTTACTCTACccctacatgcacacacatcagcatgtacacacccacacatatgactacagacatgcacacacacaccatcagagtCATGGAAACGTTCAAATTCACAAATTCAGCATACGAATTATACGTCTACTCATCGTGACTTCACCcctaaacacgcacacgcacgcagacacacattcagagtccaacagacacaaatacaacacacacattccgcACATGCTCAATGTGGCTACACACtcaaactcatgcacacacacacatccacagtcaTATAGATGCACCTCTCAAATCCACACATTCCACACATGCCCGTTGTGACACCACCCCTGGAGTATCCATGTCCCAGAGAAGTGTATGTCACTGGGGACCTGTAGATCCTTGGTGGAGGGGGTACTGGGTCCACTGATCAACAGCAGCGAGCGGTTGtgtgggagggggcaggggagaCCTCCAGGCTCCATGATATGTGGCGTCGCTGATCGAATTCCCCTCATCACTCACATCCAAGTAGTCCGGGGCGGGTTGTAGCATGTCAGAGCATGCACAcccagacacattcacacacacacacacacacacacacacacacacacacacacacacacacacacacacacacacacacacacacacacacgacctcaCTCCCTCACCACTAACAATCCCCATGTTTGTAACTCTACTGACAGCTGCCTTATTACAAGTCTTTATATCTAAGCAACAGATCAGGCAGCCCTCTTGCCTGCTCTGCATTCTTTcaatatctctccctctctttctctcactctctcacactctctccggctctgtatttttctgttcggaatctcctcttcccctctctctgtctgtctgtctctcgctcgcccTTTCTTGCTATTGGTTTGTCTATCTCGTTGCAGACTGTGGTGTCATCTGACAGCACAAGACACGAGAACGACCGAGACCCGTTTGAATGGgcatttctctctgtctctctctctctagctctctctctgtgggccTGCTCCTGGCCTTCTGCAGTTTAAAATCACCCGTGGGCAAAGTGGCGCAAAACATGGCATTTCTCGCTAACAAGTCatttttaaacaaacaaaagaagaaaatgaTCTCCCGTATTATTTCTCGGATGTCAATATTGCTGTTGatgattgttgttattattattattgttgttgttgttctggattatttacctcctcccgctgcatTGTTATTCCTTGGCCCGGTAAGCTGTTTATGTTGTGTGCATCACGATGGACGATGTGGACCCATCCCCGCCTTCCCGCCCCAGCTTTTTGACCCCCGCCAGCCTCCTTCCCTCGGTCTTTGTAGTAAATTCTCCAAGTGTAAGATAAGTGAAACATGTGTAAAAAATGAACATAAACCTGATATTGTGAGACGTGATGGGGGGAGTTTGAGCGCAGAGGACGCAGCATATCGCTGAGGGGCAGAGGGGAATAGGTTTATCTTTTTTTCGTCATCgtattgtaattattttttattttataatattctctcttgctcactcttgtacattagtttttttttaatttagcgaggagttttattgttttaaaagaAGAGAAGGATGTTTATTGTTTTCCGTTTTAAGGTCtgtcgttccctctctctgtcatccctctctcctctctcgtcacCCCAATGCAGTTACGTAACAGGGATGGACAGACAGGAGCTAATACCATGATGTAACATTGAATTTCTcttctttcgttctttcgtgttcattattttgttttgttgttttttcaaaaCTTGTAATTAAGATGTAATCAGGGTTAATTAAAACTGGTTAAAACCCAATGgctgttgtttgtttgctttggcCCTTGTCTGTTGAAACACTCCTTAGCATTAGCAGACAATTGAATTGAGAATATGTATTACCTTGATATTTTAATGTGATGAACCTTTCAGCCAGTCTATCATAAAGAGAGTTAAAATAATTTTAACCAATAGGATCAGTCCATTTAGTAATCTTAAAGCTCACACCAAAAAGGTAAGGGTACTGGGTTCGACCTCTGATTTCCCTAACCTGTAGGCattcttgagcaagatgcccaacAACTATAACTACTCCTTAATGACGTGTATAAAAGCCTCTGCT from Gadus morhua chromosome 11, gadMor3.0, whole genome shotgun sequence carries:
- the erfl3 gene encoding ETS domain-containing transcription factor ERF, which produces MKTPGDTGFAFPDWAYKPESSPGSRQIQLWHFILELLRKEEYHDVIAWQGDYGEFVIKDPDEVARLWGARKCKPQMNYDKLSRALRYYYNKRILHKTKGKRFTYKFNFNKLVLVNYPFIDVGSGGSAVPQSAPPVPTSGSSHFRFPSTPSEVLSPNEELRSPGGVFGAVARRMGRGSVSDCSDGTSVNSEIEEGNGGVAEERGGERGLSGGGGGGVGFRGLIHPRLSHESLLRMYGAGNPAGHHGSRGPHRGHQEPISPFPVSPLPGPGGSGLLAPPLSPALSMTPSSHLPYTPSPTLSPMLGSHFSFNPEDMKRYLQAHTQSVYNYHLSPRAFLHYPNIVIPQPHRPSADKAAERERERERGGGLGERGERAAALAGGERERERERDRERHPQHPSLAHVALHHHHHHPHHHPPHSAHPHPHPHSHPTHHPLHLGEEAAHMSPFKFKLQPPPLGRKQRGDGQGSGRQGSMSSASGTSTSGMGSSLSFGSDLSSAGGSGLVSNSSSTQSLNSAGLPKIKVEPISDIESEEEVEVTDISEEDPDEDYELFSARHVRGGPAHRLNHTHPHLANGSALHHHHGGHNNHLPHHPHLQLNHHHGYQPHQQHHPLPHHPLPHHHHHPDDDLDEDVFKAPAPPPPGLSPFAVSPHRAPAPFTPSAIAPVTAAAIKSEPADSPPPTQCIPLKLRFKRRWSEDQRMETSSQEESDDKKVRAEQERQRNGARLDTKEEEDSGRRRREGGGGGGGGGGGGEDADSPPPLVYEGSLAPPPLLASHRRVSAELHRATAQLSLENKTC